A genome region from Phoenix dactylifera cultivar Barhee BC4 chromosome 18, palm_55x_up_171113_PBpolish2nd_filt_p, whole genome shotgun sequence includes the following:
- the LOC103719900 gene encoding uncharacterized protein LOC103719900 isoform X1, whose protein sequence is MASGTRSGRLNKDEGTSNSKTRSAGGIVKDMKGSIASGSTANGSSKCRNNKINSKDIKSPTTLGNASMDSSNLKRSTRETPMKKMSAFSSLQKSGRPKNQTPASLDKRKLEGTEKKRPQSPLRRSERIEKYSASSSSGSKMSNKSSSPLTEKKKVKEVNNEENLGESVTKEERKDKKLDVKSDGLLKKRKRLDARSYRALLKPQVKKPRSSDATAMHQKDDTSHGDKIDSGACDSMELKKDGHGCSERKEEELRWKCSDEKFEEAVEGSSSDSKDLAELTLGTVGNRKTPSSSMKHEFIETNEPRTEDGWSQSKCGGILLQSSPVGSTAKENSGGDVRRENNVEGDRINACGFDREELGTAELVESSSEDKALAGDLYPESGPISVRPSNKQILILETSTADAMSSSPSMTEKKNLERCTVCSKLQSVSGRVQDSEDQELCSCKHTTEHEEVLETVVVLENPHKDETVAGCRQGVEAKGNSVLETTEQFSGSTMQSFIPSADTINVTVPMDGDRGRLEVSDCIGVPNEQLSSTYLKESSMEIQTESDANACIICKHPGLLLCCDGKGCKRSYHLSCLDPPLQSIPPGLWLCICCVKKKIEFGVHSVSKGIESIWDVKEGMQNGKVYLVKYEGVSHVHNHWIPESQMLLEAPTLVSKFHRRYQKEKVIRWKQEWTEPHRLLQKRLLMPLKLADEFFCGLGNNISYCYHEWFVKWKGLDYEHATWEFENSPFLCSSDGKMLIKDYETRREEAKKASDPSRIEKALQVKKNPFYKLPRLPDGCPPGLDNDHLNSVNRLCEFWHKSQNAVFIDDQERVVKSILFIIALLSHSCRPFLIISTITSLSLWETKFNRVAPSINVVVYNGSKPVRKMIRTLEFYEEGGCIMFQVLLSHPDAIVEDFENLECIGWEAIIVDESQNSRIFKHFEQLKNLSTDFKLLLLSAPLKDNLAEYLNLLSFLDSGGKENCISNLKFDHNDHAGTLAILKERLTRYLAYERKPDSSKFIEYWVPVQFSNVQLEQYCFTLISNSIALRSCSKVDHVGALRDVLISSRKCCDHPYLVDKLLQTSLTKDIPAVNILDVGVNASGKLLLLDKILKAIKNRGLRVLILFQSIGGAGRNSIGDILDDFLRQRFGADSYERVDSGLVLSKKLAALNMFNDKLKGRFVFLIENRACLPSIKLSSVDAIIIYNSDWNPLNDLRSLQKISLESQFEQVTVFRLYSSCTIEEKVLIFAKQDMILESNIQSISPSVSHSLLSWGASYLFSKLDELHQQGEQNNFSENSTDNLLLDNVVVELLTKLYRKAGARDPSNCSILIKARQSGASYSRNIMLVGEKDGISSLDKDPPSFWSHLLDGRYPQWRYVSEPSQRSRRKVQHPDDSLKTPEAVNDEVKKKRRKVACSIVDPTSFQSWLQDKRKEAAEGKDFVLPANSTQCGSNYPSLNSPWKEPLVPSTITKEPELSGGRSNVVTQHTVHNQSVSPMSLDDSGVHRPEGREKLMTAQRSLHVQLKPEISKLCETLRLSDDVKSAAEMFLEYIMNNHHVSQEPETLLQAFKISLCWCAASFLKHNVDHQESFALAKKYLNFECNEELAESVYYKLRKVKKKFSRRSGALRKEDEPNSVENQSSLSGKDVSREPVHEMTPNSAASHHQEMEEDELRENPDGRRCPEQKKLVEQEQVLVTPPMLQHNIGSLKDELLKKRVDLIHKICSRRAEDLRVKQQLEISDFNIHKEEEKMKLKKAHDLDLELIRTIHTDSTVRNDKIRLLNQEFSKKMVAFEEHMKCKRSNLEVMQLNARNKEEQIRDHWVEEAKAGKLAESFDNIPLPDSGFGVEELTVVSEQSGVCDGSGNTVLQSGPSSDHLFIDVTTTDAVEPIDLIAKYSEKSARNTTGGAEGVPIELETVVSLSNNMNEGESVEPSYTSVEIPASLSPGETGRMPTRTEDPAPQASIMNSAGSRPDEIVSRATTAVDSEQVVGVDDSDGAWLISAHLQNHAKSASLVNASTSAGCRNSVPSNQEHFICEHERAAASVGVVSDQGHGSSQQIVVPPLHSVDIVHLQVEPTNRNATISDTLDQVSSSSQQIADPTLHSVDVVLSQPINHSTTILDSLQLQLPPSTDMPLVDHGRGSTSICIESQEEPHSQILCSSQQTEAPLQQPNITAAVPVGQSGQLVSQLSQPLVDPSPLNASMPPERPHSGDLSTSVQAESGSRLSQLFHMAPLLPPQGLQPEPLKNELTRLRIHQDSLTKLHDDKKLRLQLECDQELERVRKKYDALLKDAETEFLQNKEMIETIYNKVYMNQILAEEFRAKFIENKGPTSASFHGLFSNSLQHLLQASRASQASQPQVAQRPVSATTVPASTPASLPPVPGPAPTPSLLASARTRVPGSTCSLVSSGQMVHNTTSVILSNVARPRYSPTLTPRVNLQVGNETRAPAPHLHRFRPHTSMSVQNFVMPTNEMSSQQQALANLGSATCTSAQAAAPSHVRPSLVTISGTCQPISSGILPVCRGATLAPVDLPLDTGDSQMGADLQNLSQLADLSPNFDSCLSSNLGLIGGELPQSCMDAARPFASTDVVCISDDD, encoded by the exons ATGGCTAGTGGTACCCGATCAGGAcgtctcaataaggatgaaggcACTAGCAACTCAAAGACGAGGAGTGCTGGGGGAATAGTGAAAGATATGAAAGGGTCCATTGCTTCTGGTTCAACAGCAAATGGCAGCTCAAAATGCAGAAATaataaaatcaattcaaaagatatCAAAAGTCCGACCACCCTGGGCAATGCATCAATGGATTCATCTAATTTGAAAAGGTCTACTAGGGAAACACCTATGAAAAAAATGAGTGCATTTTCTAGCTTGCAAAAATCTGGAAGGCCTAAAAATCAAACTCCAGCTTCTTTAGATAAGAGGAAGTTGGAAGGAACTGAGAAGAAAAGGCCACAAAGTCCTTTGAGAAGGTCAGAGAGAATTGAGAAGTACAGTGCTTCAAGTTCATCTGGTTCAAAGATGTCCAACAAAAGCTCAAGTCCACTGAcggagaagaagaaagtgaaggaaGTGAATAATGAAGAAAACTTAGGGGAATCAGTcaccaaagaagagagaaaagacaagaaaCTTGATGTTAAGAGTGATGGATtattgaaaaagagaaagagattgGATGCACGCAGTTACAGGGCATTACTTAAGCCACAGGTGAAGAAACCCAGAAGTTCAG ATGCTACCGCAATGCACCAGAAAGATGACACATCACACGGAGATAAAATTGATTCTGGGGCTTGTGATTCTATGGAGTTGAAAAAAGATGGACATGGATGCagtgaaagaaaggaagaggagctTAGGTGGAAATGTTCCGATGAAAAATTTGAAGAAGCTGTGGAGGGCTCTAGTTCTGACTCAAAAGATCTTGCTGAGTTGACATTGGGAACTGTGGGAAACAGAAAGACACCTAGTTCTAGCATGaaacatgaatttattgaaACTAATGAGCCTAGAACTGAAGATGGTTGGTCACAATCAAAGTGCGGTGGTATTTTGTTACAATCTTCTCCAGTTGGGAGCACTGCCAAAGAGAATAGTGGTGGTGATGTTCGAAGAGAGAACAATGTTGAAGGCGACAGAATTAATGCATGTGGATTTGATAGAGAGGAGCTCGGAACTGCAGAACTGGTAGAGTCTTCCTCTGAAGATAAGGCCCTTGCTGGTGATCTTTATCCAGAAAGTGGGCCCATTTCAGTAAGACCATCAAATAAACAAATCCTTATTCTGGAAACTTCCACAGCAGATGCCATGTCCTCCTCTCCTTCCATGactgaaaagaaaaatttggagcGATGCACAGTGTGCTCTAAACTTCAAAG TGTTTCGGGCAGGGTGCAAGACTCTGAAGATCAGGAATTATGTTCATGTAAACACACAACAGAACATGAG GAAGTCTTAGAGACGGTTGTTGTGTTGGAAAATCCACACAAAGATGAGACTGTTGCTGGGTGCCGTCAAGGGGTTGAAGCTAAAGGCAATTCAGTGCTAGAAACTACAGAACAATTTTCTGGATCTACAAT gCAAAGCTTCATACCATCAGCTGATACTATAAATGTCACCGTTCCTATGGATGGG GATAGGGGAAGACTTGAAGTCAGTGACTGCATAGGTGTTCCAAATGAGCAACTTAGCTCAACTTACTTGAAGGAATCCTCAATGGAAATTCAAACAGAAAGTGATGCCAATGCCTGCATCATCTGCAAGCATCCTGGACTGCTTTT ATGTTGTGATGGGAAAGGCTGCAAAAGAAGCTACCATCTTTCTTGTCTGGATCCACCTCTGCAAAGTATTCCTCCTGGCCTTTGGCTTTGTATATGTTGCGTGAAAAAAAAGATAGAGTTTGGGGTACACTCGGTATCTAAAGGGATTGAATCCATTTGGGATGTTAAAGAGG GAATGCAGAATGGCAAGGTTTATCTTGTCAAGTATGAAGGTGTTTCCCATGTCCATAACCATTGGATTCCGGAAAGCCAGATGCTTCTTGAAGCTCCTACACTTGTATCTAAATTTCATAGGAGATATCAGAAAGAGAAG GTCATAAGATGGAAGCAAGAATGGACTGAGCCTCACAGGTTGTTGCAGAAAAGGTTGCTGATGCCCCTGAAATTAGCTGATGAGTTTTTTTGTGGGCTTGGTAATAATATTTCATATTGTTATCATGAGTGGTTTGTGAAATGGAAAGGTCTTGATTATGAGCATGCTACATGGGAGTTTGAAAACTCACCATTTTTATGCTCATCTGATGGGAAGATGCTTATAAAAGATTATGAGACTCGGCGCGAGGAGGCAAAGAAAGCCTCTGATCCTTCAAGAATTGAGAAG GCTTTACAGGTGAAGAAAAATCCTTTCTATAAATTGCCCAGGCTGCCTGATGGGTGCCCACCTGGACTTGATAATGATCATTTAAATTCTGTTAACCGGCTTTGTGAGTTTTGGCACAAGTCTCAAAATGCTGTTTTCATTGATGATCAG GAGCGAGTTGTTAAATCCATATTATTTATAATAGCCTTACTATCTCATTCATGTCGCCCTTTTCTCATCATCTCAACAATCACATCTCTTTCCTTGTGGGAAACTAAGTTCAATCGCGTAGCACCCTCTATTAATGTTGTTGTTTACAATGGGAGTAAACCTGTTCGTAAGATGATTCGAACTCTTGAATTTTATGAAGAAGGCGGCTGCATAATGTTTCAAGTGCTTTTATCACATCCTGATGCAATTGTTGAG GACTTTGAAAATTTAGAATGCATCGGCTGGGAGGCAATTATAGTTGATGAGAGTCAAAACTCAAGAATATTCAAACACTTTGAACAACTTAAGAATCTTTCCACTGATTTCAAGCTTCTCCTTTTAAGTGCACCATTGAAG GATAACCTTGCTGAATACCTCAACCTGCTCTCATTCCTTGATTCAGGAGGAAAAGAGAATTGTATCAGTAATTTGAAGTTTGATCATAATGATCATGCTGGCACACTTGCTATATTAAAAGAGAGATTAACACGTTATCTTGCATATGAGCGCAAACCAGACTCCTCAAAGTTTATAGAATACTGGGTTCCTGTTCAGTTTTCAAATGTGCAACTTGAACAATATTGTTTCACATTAATTTCAAACTCCATCGCTCTTCGTTCATGTTCAAAAGTTGATCATGTTGGAGCTCTTCGCGACGTTCTTATATCTTCTCGGAAG TGCTGCGATCATCCTTACCTAGTTGACAAATTGTTGCAAACTTCACTAACCAAAGATATTCCAGCGGTCAATATTTTGGATGTTGGAGTCAATGCAAGTGGAAAATTACTGCTACTTGATAAGATTCTCAAAGCGATAAAGAATCGAGGGTTAAGAGTGCTGATACTTTTCCAG TCTATTGGTGGGGCTGGAAGGAATTCTATTGGCGATATTTTGGATGATTTTCTTCGTCAGAGATTTGGTGCTGATTCGTATGAACGTGTTGACAGTGGATTGGTTCTGTCAAAAAAATTGGCTGCATTGAATATGTTTAATGATAAGTTGAAAGGGAGATTTGTGTTTTTAATTGAAAATCGTGCATGTCTCCCAAGTATCAAACTTTCATCAGTCGATgctattattatttataatagtGATTGGAATCCATTGAATGACCTAAGATCTCTTCAGAAAATAAGCCTTGAATCACAGTTTGAACAGGTAACAGTGTTTCGTCTATATTCATCCTGTACAATTGAGGAAAAAGTCTTAATATTTGCAAAGCAAGATATGATTCTTGAGAGCAATATACAAAGCATAAGCCCAAGTGTTAGCCATTCACTTCTCAGCTGGGGCGCCTCATACCTCTTCAGTAAACTTGATGAGTTACACCAGCAGGGGGAGCAGAACAATTTTTCTGAAAATTCCACTGACAATTTACTCTTGGATAATGTAGTGGTCGAACTGTTAACAAAATTGTACAGAAAGGCTGGAGCTCGTGATCCTAGCAACTGCTCAATTTTGATAAAAGCACGGCAGAGTGGAGCATCTTATTCAAGGAATATTATGTTAGTTGGTGAGAAGGATGGAATCTCCTCATTGGATAAAGATCCACCTAGCTTCTGGTCGCATTTATTGGATGGAAGATATCCTCAGTGGCGATATGTATCTGAGCCATCTCAGAGGAGCCGCAGAAAGGTTCAACATCCTGATGATTCTCTAAAGACACCAGAAGCAGTAAATGATGAGGTAAAGAAAAAGCGTAGGAAAGTAGCTTGCAGCATTGTTGATCCAACTTCTTTTCAAAGTTGGCTTcaagataaaagaaaagaagcagcTGAGGGCAAGGATTTTGTACTGCCTGCAAACTCGACTCAATGTGGCTCCAATTATCCATCCCTTAATTCTCCATGGAAAGAGCCACTTGTTCCAAGCACAATAACAAAGGAACCAG AATTATCTGGAGGTCGAAGTAATGTTGTGACACAACACACGGTCCATAATCAAAGTGTATCTCCCATGTCTCTTGATGATTCAGGAGTACATAGACCTGAAGGGagggaaaaattgatgactgcGCAGAGGAGCCTTCATGTCCAATTGAAGCCAGAGATATCAAAACTATGCGAAACTCTGAGACTTTCG GACGATGTCAAGAGCGCAGCTGAAATGTTTCTCGAGTATATTATGAATAATCATCATGTTAGTCAAGAACCAGAAACCTTATTGCAAGCCTTCAAGATATCCCTG TGTTGGTGTGCTGCATCTTTTTTGAAACACAATGTGGATCACCAAGAATCATTTGCACTTGCAAAAAAGTATTTGAACTTTGAGTGCAATGAGGAGCTGGCTGAATCTGTTTATTATAAACTGcgaaaagtaaagaaaaaattttctcGTCGATCAGGTGCATTAAGGAAAGAAGATGAGCCAAATTCGGTGGAGAATCAGTCGTCTCTATCGGGGAAAGATGTTTCTAGAGAACCTGTGCATGAGATGACTCCAAATTCAGCAGCATCTCACCATCAGGaaatggaagaagatgaactcaGAGAAAATCCTGATGGTCGTAGGTGCCCTGAACAGAAAAAATTGGTGGAGCAGGAGCAGGTTCTTGTGACTCCTCCAATGCTTCAGCATAACATTGGGTCGTTAAAAGATGAACTCCTGAAAAAACGAGTCGATTTGATTCATAAAATTTGTTCGAGAAGGGCAGAAGATCTAAGGGTGAAACAACAACTCGAAATTTCAGATTTCAACATACACAAGGAAGAGGAGAAAATGAAATTGAAGAAAGCTCATGATTTGGATTTGGAACTCATCCGCACTATACATACAGATTCTACGGTAAGAAATGACAAGATAAGATTGCTAAATCAAGAATTCTCCAAAAAAATGGTTGCATTTGAGGAACACATGAAATGCAAGCGTAGTAATCTTGAAGTTATGCAGTTAAATGCAAGGAACAAGGAGGAGCAGATAAGGGATCACTGGGTGGAAGAAGCTAAAGCTGGTAAACTAGCAGAATCATTTGATAACATTCCTCTGCCAGATTCTGGTTTTGGGGTGGAAGAATTGACAGTGGTAAGCGAGCAAAGTGGAGTATGTGATGGTTCAGGAAACACAGTGCTTCAATCTGGGCCTTCTTCAGATCATCTATTCATTGATGTGACAACAACAGATGCTGTAGAACCTATTGATTTGATTGCCAAGTATTCTGAAAAATCTGCAAGAAATACCACTGGAGGGGCAGAGGGTGTACCCATAGAACTTGAAACCGTAGTTTCTCTGTCCAACAACATGAATGAAGGGGAATCTGTTGAACCAAGTTACACATCTGTGGAAATTCCGGCAAGTCTTTCACCTGGAGAGACAGGTCGCATGCCTACCAGAACTGAAGATCCAGCTCCTCAGGCCAGTATCATGAATTCAGCAGGTAGCAGGCCTGATGAAATTGTCTCTAGAGCAACAACAGCTGTTGATAGTGAGCAAGTTGTTGGTGTAGATGATTCTGATGGTGCATGGTTGATATCTGCCCATCTGCAAAACCATGCCAAGTCTGCTTCCCTTGTCAATGCTTCGACAAGCGCTGGCTGTCGAAACAGTGTGCCATCTAATCAG GAACACTTTATCTGTGAACATGAAAGGGCTGCAGCATCTGTTGGAGTGGTAAGTGATCAAGGCCATGGTTCTTCCCAACAAATTGTGGTACCTCCATTACATTCAGTTGATATCGTCCATTTACAAGTTGAACCAACCAATCGGAATGCAACCATCTCAGACACCCTTGACCAAGTCTCCAGTTCTTCCCAACAAATTGCGGATCCCACATTACATTCAGTTGATGTTGTCCTTTCACAACCAATCAATCATAGCACAACCATCTTGGACTCCCTTCAGCTTCAGTTGCCTCCATCAACTGACATGCCCTTAGTTGACCATGGTCGAGGAAGCACATCTATATGCATAGAAAGTCAAGAAGAGCCTCATAGTCAGATACTTTGTTCTAGCCAACAAACTGAAGCGCCATTACAACAACCGAATATTACTGCAGCTGTGCCGGTTGGGCAATCTGGTCAACTGGTATCGCAGTTATCACagcctcttgtagatccatcaCCACTGAATGCCAGTATGCCGCCAGAAAGACCACATTCTGGGGATTTGAGCACTAGTGTGCAAGCAGAATCTGGAAGCCGTCTTTCTCAACTTTTCCATATGGCACCATTGCTGCCGCCTCAAGGGCTTCAACCTGAACCACTTAAAAATGAACTAACTAGACTTCGAATACATCAGGACTCACTCACCAAGTTGCATGATGATAAG AAACTGCGTCTTCAGTTAGAGTGTGATCAAGAGTTAGAGAGGGTAAGAAAGAAGTATGATGCTTTACTTAAGGATGCAGAAACAGAATTTCTTCAAAATAAGGAGATGATAGAGACAATCTATAACAAAGTGTACATGAATCAAATTTTAGCTGAGGAGTTTAGGGCCAAATTCATTGAAAATAAGGGCCCAACTTCTGCATCTTTTCATG GTCTATTTTCAAATTCTTTGCAGCACTTGCTTCAAGCATCCCGGGCGTCCCAGGCATCCCAGCCACAGGTTGCCCAGAGGCCCGTATCAGCCACAACGGTACCGGCTTCAACTCCAGCTTCTCTACCTCCTGTCCCTGGCCCAGCACCAACTCCATCTTTGCTTGCCTCGGCCAGAACTCGGGTCCCAGGTTCTACTTGTTCCTTGGTCTCCTCTGGTCAGATGGTCCACAATACAACATCCGTCATCCTGAGCAATGTGGCCAGACCTCGCTATAGTCCAACACTTACACCACGTGTGAACCTTCAAGTTGGAAATGAGACTCGTGCCCCTGCTCCACATTTGCATCGCTTCAGACCGCACACATCCATGTCAGTTCAAAATTTTGTGATGCCAACCAATGAGATGAGCAGTCAGCAGCAGGCTCTTGCTAATCTTGGTTCTGCAACTTGCACCAGCGCACAAGCTGCAGCTCCTTCCCATGTACGTCCATCTTTGGTTACAATTAGTGGAACCTGTCAGCCTATCAGTTCAGGTATATTACCTGTTTGTCGTGGTGCCACTCTTGCCCCAGTTGACTTGCCTCTAGATACTGGGGACTCCCAGATGGGGGCTGATCTGCAAAACCTGTCGCAGTTGGCAGATTTAAGCCCCAATTTTGATAGTTGTCTCTCATCCAATCTGGGTCTGATAGGAGGTGAATTGCCTCAATCTTGTATGGATGCTGCAAGGCCCTTTGCTTCCACAGATGTGGTCTGCATATCAGATGATGACTGA